A portion of the Leptidea sinapis chromosome 13, ilLepSina1.1, whole genome shotgun sequence genome contains these proteins:
- the LOC126967791 gene encoding protein windbeutel has product MQLFFVFVSVLLLIPKESLISAGTGSVELDEISFDKIVNAFDVALVKFDVAFPYGDKHDAYVAVAKEAKDIKELLVAEVGVKDYGEKDNERLASKYGATKENFPVVKLFIKGKKEPVTFDESKGFNTDQLRRFVKQNTGIYLSLPGCIRDLDMLAMEFMKTDRDGRKDVLKKTKDSLKSIVNENKSNSKIYVTLMEKILEKGDEFVTAENKRVEKILTGKISDEKKKEIGQRINILQSFKLHEVVDKEEL; this is encoded by the exons ATGCAGCTGTTCTTCGTGTTTGTTTCAGTGTTACTTTTGATTCCAAAAGAATCCCTAATATCAGCCGGTACCGGGTCAGTGGAGCTAGATGAAATTTCGTTTGATAAAATAGTAAACGCATTTGACGTAGCATTGGTGAAGTTTGATGTAGCATTTCCATATGGTGATAAGCACGATGCCTATGTTGCTGTTGCGAAAGAAGCCAAAGATATTAAAGAACTATTAGTTGCCGAGGTTGGCGTGAAGGATTATGGGGAGAAAGACAACGAAAGATTAGCCTCTAAATATGGGGCAACGAAAGAAAACTTTCCTGTTGTAAAACTGTTTATAAAAGGAAAGAAAGAGCCCGTAACATTTGATGAATCGAAAGGATTCAATACTGATCAGTTAAGACGATTTGTAAAACAGAATACTGGAATATATCTGAGTTTGCCAGGTTGTATTAGAGACTTAGACATGCTGGCAATGGAGTTCATGAAGACTGACAGAGATGGTAGGAAAGATGTACTGAAGAAGACTAAAGACTCTTTAAAATCAATAGTTAACGAG aataAGAGTAACAGCAAAATTTATGTCACATTGATggagaaaattttagaaaaaggTGATGAATTTGTGACAGCTGAAAACAAAAgggtagaaaaaatattgaccGGTAAAATATCTGAtgagaaaaagaaagaaattggACAGAGGATTAACATTCTACAGTCCTTTAAGCTACATGAAGTTGTTGACAAAGAAGAGTTGTAA